TGAAATTGGATTCAAATCAGGAAGTTTTGTACTTGTCAAGCCCTTAATTTTATGGATTAATGATGGCTTAATGGCGATCTTCTTTTTCCTAATCGGTTTAGAAATAAAGCGGGAAGTTCTTATTGGCGAATTAAATTCATTAAAAAAAGCATCTTTACCCATATTTGCGGCCCTTGGAGGAATGCTTATTCCATTAGCCATGTTTTTAATGTTAAATGAAAATCCTGACACCATCAAGGGTTGGGGAATCCCTATGGCAACAGACATTGCTTTTACTTTAGCGATCTTAACGCTTTTGGGGAAACGAGTGCCTTTGGGTCTGAAAATATTCTTAATTGCTTTTGCTATAATCGATGATATTGGCGCTGTATTAGTAATTGCACTTTTCTATACAACTAATATTGCTTGGGATTTATTGTTTTATTCTGGAGTCCTTTTAGGAATATTGTATTTCCTTTCCTACTTGAAGATACATAATAAATATTTGATATTTTTCTTTGGATTTATAATTTGGTTTTTATTTTTGAAAGCAGGAATCCATCCTACTATTGCAGGAATATTACTGGCTTTGGCAGTGCCTATCAGGCAAAAAATTACGGAGTTTGATTTTGCCGATAAGATGAAGAGTATCGTGGATGATTTAACTAAAGCTACAAATACCAATAAACTCCCAATTCTTTCGAGGCAACAAATAGCAGAAATAGATAAACTTGAAGATTGGACTAATCAGGTTCAATCTCCATTACAACAACTCGAAAATAGATTGCATAAATGGGTTGCGTTTTTTATAATGCCGATTTTTGCTTTCTCCAATGCTGGAGTTTATCTTGCTGAAGACATGAATATCAATTGGTCCTTAGCTACCAATATTATACTTTCTTTATTTTTAGGGAAATTGATAGGTGTTGCGTTA
This genomic interval from Bacteroidales bacterium contains the following:
- the nhaA gene encoding Na+/H+ antiporter NhaA, with product MTPKKILSPIQKFIKAESFSGILLFFVTILALILANSPLSDFYKSIWQFEIGFKSGSFVLVKPLILWINDGLMAIFFFLIGLEIKREVLIGELNSLKKASLPIFAALGGMLIPLAMFLMLNENPDTIKGWGIPMATDIAFTLAILTLLGKRVPLGLKIFLIAFAIIDDIGAVLVIALFYTTNIAWDLLFYSGVLLGILYFLSYLKIHNKYLIFFFGFIIWFLFLKAGIHPTIAGILLALAVPIRQKITEFDFADKMKSIVDDLTKATNTNKLPILSRQQIAEIDKLEDWTNQVQSPLQQLENRLHKWVAFFIMPIFAFSNAGVYLAEDMNINWSLATNIILSLFLGKLIGVALFSFISVKLKMATLPEGVDFKQIIGIALLAGVGFTMSLFIGNLAFTDNNQLLDSAKIGIIIGSIISGILGYIVLRFSLNTKGS